The Pristis pectinata isolate sPriPec2 chromosome 28, sPriPec2.1.pri, whole genome shotgun sequence genome includes a window with the following:
- the LOC127583882 gene encoding UDP-glucuronosyltransferase 2A1-like, producing the protein MLRYGIAEIFENRTLLSQLEKANFDLVLTDPLFATGPMLAYYLIRSLVHDVRWLDSGEAHFLITPSPPSYVPISSSHLTDKMSFLQRMQNVIQSLIHLSILELFIYPNYNELCHRYLGPDTDIKTILFGADVWLMRVDFVFEFPRPTMPNIVYIGGFQCKPAQPLAKVIWRYDGEIPPNIGSNTLLAKWIPQNDLLGHPNTRVFISHGGTNGIYEAIYHGVPVIGMPLIFDQFDNVVRLESRGAAKVMNVATMHSTDLLQALNEVINDTFYRDNMKKLSALHRDQPELPMERAVFWIEYVARHKGAGHLRSEFYQLPWYVYYCVDVMIFLLSVFLLVTVLVVVTLKKLCSIACKKKQKTE; encoded by the exons ATGCTTCGTTATGGCATTGCTGAAATTTTTGAGAACAGAACATTACTAAGCCAACTTGAAAAGGCAAATTTTGACTTGGTGCTTACAGATCCTCTTTTTGCTACTGGACCTATGCTTGCTTATTATTTGATACGTTCCCTGGTGCATGATGTTCGATGGCTGGACAGTGGTGAAGCTCATTTCCTCATTACCCCATCACCACCTTCCTACGTCCCAATCTCTAGCTCGCATCTGACAGACAAAATGTCCTTTCTTCAAAGAATGCAAAATGTCATCCAAAGTCTTATTCATCTATCCATTTTAGAACTTTTCATTTACCCCAATTACAATGAACTGTGTCATCGATATCTGGGACCAGACACAGACATCAAGACAATTCTCTTCGGGGCTGATGTGTGGCTGATGAGAGTCGATTTTGTATTTGAATTCCCAAGACCCACCATGCCAAATATTGTGTACATTGGAGGCTTCCAGTGTAAACCAGCCCAACCACTAGCA AAGGTTATTTGGAGATATGATGGAGAAATCCCTCCCAATATAGGAAGTAACACACTACTGGCAAAATGGATCCCTCAGAACGACCTGCTAGGACACCCCAACACACGAGTCTTTATTTCTCATGGTGGCACCAATGGTATTTACGAAGCCATCTACCACGGGGTGCCAGTGATTGGCATGCCCCTAATTTTTGACCAATTTGACAATGTAGTTAGGCTTGAATCCCGAGgagcagcaaaagtgatgaatgTTGCAACCATGCATTCAACAGATCTATTGCAGGCACTTAACGAGGTGATAAATGATACATTTTATCGGGATAACATGAAAAAACTCTCTGCTCTCCACCGGGACCAACCAGAGTTGCCAATGGAGAGAGCCGTTTTCTGGATTGAGTATGTTGCCCGTCACAAGGGAGCAGGGCATTTGCGCTCAGAATTCTACCAACTCCCCTGGTACGTTTACTACTGTGTAGATGTGATGATCTTTCTATTGTCTGTGTTCCTCTTGGTTACAGTGTTGGTGGTTGTAACATTGAAGAAACTTTGTAGTATTGCATGtaagaaaaaacaaaaaactgAGTAA